A window of the Helianthus annuus cultivar XRQ/B chromosome 4, HanXRQr2.0-SUNRISE, whole genome shotgun sequence genome harbors these coding sequences:
- the LOC110901523 gene encoding uncharacterized protein At5g48480-like — translation MGYRTNAAKLDFSEILSEEVEAELKEAAVVSMGTEVSELDLINIKDLCDQNLSALVLSLTEALKVVDAVAFYKAAFGAEEVNRVNHPKRKADQELPVLISAEIKLANSSFLVSDVSEDSTATDKAVGSGLVFCLETEDIEAVVDATIKAGAVADGEISEGEGACCGGRVGKVKDPYGVVWAICTHIAKKCGDVEA, via the exons ATGGGTTACCGCACAAACGCTGCAAAACTTGATTTCTCCGAGATATTGTCGGAAGAGGTTGAAGCGGAGTTAAAAGAGGCTGCTGTAGTTTCTATGGGAACTGAAGTCAGTGAACTTGATTTGATTAATATTAAGGATCTGTGTGATCAA AACTTGTCGGCGCTCGTCTTATCGCTCACGGAGGCGTTGAAGGTTGTAGATGCGGTTGCGTTTTACAAAGCTGCGTTTGGTGCTGAGGAGGTGAATCGTGTGAATCATCCGAAGCGGAAGGCTGATCAGGAGCTTCCTGTTCTGATTTCTGCTGAGATTAAGCTCGCTAACTCGAGTTTTCTTGTTTCTGATGTTTCTGAGGATTCTACCGCTACTGATAAAGCGGTGGGGTCTGGACTGGTTTTCTGCCTAGAGACCGAGGACATTGAAGCTGTTGTGGACGCAACAATTAAGGCTGGTGCAGTTGCCGATGGTGAAATTAGCGAGGGTGAAGGTGCGTGCTGTGGTGGGCGCGTTGGTAAAGTCAAGGACCCGTACGGCGTCGTCTGGGCAATCTGCACTCATATTGCTAAAAAGTGTGGTGACGTGGAGGCTTAA